Part of the Candidatus Brocadia sinica JPN1 genome, TTGTTGGATATTTCAACGCATTCGTCGATGTTTTTTGCTAATATAATAACACCAAATTTTTTCAGGCATCTTTTTGTGTCTGCATATCGTTTGAGTTTTGTTATTTGTCGATTTAATTCTGAAGTTACTTGTTCCACCAGCAATTCAGAGAACGTGACCAGCATTGAGATGCCTGGTGCATGTTCTGCCTGAGATAATAAATCAGATGCGACAAACGAAGGGTTTGCATGGTCGTCCGCTATAATCAATACTTCGCTGGGTCCTGCCAGCATATCGATGCCAGCATATCCAAAGATTTCCTTTTTTGCAAGCGTTACAAAAACGTTCCCGGGTCCTACAATCTTATCTACCTTTGGAATGGTTTCTGTGCCAAATGCAAGGGCAGCAACAGCCTGGGCACCACCCACCTTGTATATTTCACGAATACCTGCCTCCTTTGCAGCAACCAGTCTTTCAGGTGGAATAGCTCCATCTTTAGAAGGAGGTGTAGTCATAATTATTTTGTTGACGCCTGCTGCGCGTGCAGGTATCGCGTTCATCAATACCGTGGATGGATACGATGCGGCGCCACCAGGAACGTATACTCCCACACTTTCTAAAGGAGAATACAAGGTGTCAAGCACAATGCCGCCTGTCTTTAATGGGCTAACTTTGCTGATTCGTATGTGTTCCTGATATGTCCATATATTGGTGATAGCTCGTTGAATGGATTTTACAAACGGGAGAGATATTTTCCTGTAAGCCTCTTCAATTTCGTTGTCTTTTACCCGAAAATCCTTCGGTGAAAGAAAAGCCTTATCATAGAGTTTGCTATATTTCGCAAGTGCTTTATCCTTATGCTTTTTGACGTCATTGATAATTTTTAGTACTGTTGTTCTATTCGTGGATACGCCGGATAAAATGTTTAATTGTTGTTTGCATTTTTCGATTTCCTTGTCAATTTTACATTCCCATGTCCTGAGTATCCGCATCATCGCATTCTCAAAATGAACGAGGCATAATGCCTCGTTTGTCGTATAACACAAATTAGGTATCTGTCTGTTAACTCAATATTACGCCTAAAAATTATATTTTCTGCCGATATTGTTGTCAAGAAAAATGAAACGGCTGATATTGCCATCCGTCTTCAGCAGAACGACTGCTGTGAGGAAAAATAGAAATGGCAAGCACCGTTTAGAAGCATGACAAGAGCGGAAGTATCTTTGTTATAGTGGAAGAAATTTGATTTGCTGTTGTCTTGTAAAATCATCAGAAATTCCTTGACAATTACTCTAGTATCAGTACATAGTTTACGTAATATGATCAATGCATGTTCATGGTGAGATAACTACCTGGGAACGACAATAGATTATGGAAGATGAATTGCTTGATAAGGCAGCAAAATTGCAAAAAATTCTTTAATGCGATATTCTGATTTTTTCTGCATTTTTCGTACTCTGCAGTGAACTATATATGACAAACACCATTCAAGAGGAGGCTGTTAGCATGAGATGTTTTAAAATGATTTTCAATAGTTTTGTTGTAACCATATCCCTTGTTGTCCTGTTTTCACTAGGGGCTTTTGCGGATAATCTGCCTTCGCATGCGGTGCTTCAGGGAGTTCTTCGGGCCGTAGTGAAGGAGAACAATGGGGGGTTTGGTTTTCATATGTGGGCAACCCTGACGGACCGAGACGGCGTGGTAAAAGTAGTCGTATTTTCTGGAAAAGACAGGGGAGATCAATGGCCTGGGAGTCGTGTTATTTCTGCACAAAAGGCCAATACTGCTAATGCATTCAGTCTGCCGGAATTTGCGTTGTCAACTGCAAACCTGTTCTCTGCGGTGCAGCCTGGCGGGAGCTTGTTTGGATTACAGGAGAGTAATCCTGTTTCTCCTGAAGCGGCCTATCAGGGTCCGTCCGAAAAATTTGGCACAGAAAAGGACCCCATGGTTGGCCATAGGATAGGCGGGGTTAATGTATTTGGAGGAGGTTTGGCGTTGTATAACAGCGAGGGAAAAATTGTTGGCGCTTTGGGCGTCAGCGGTGATACCTCATGTGCTGACCACAATATCGCATGGAAGGTGCGGCATGGACTGAATCTGGACTACGTGCCTGCGGGGGTTAGTCCATCAACAGATGACAATATTGTTTATGATATTACCAATGGTATCAGCGCCGGTGGCTGGGGCCATCCGCAATGTTCCCTGGAAGCAGCCAAAATTGCCCAGGAATTTCCCAAAACGCATCCCGTGAGAAAAAAGAAATAATAATTGAAAATCCTTAAACCTGTTTGCGGAAAAAGCACCTTTTTTCATTACAATATCGAGTCTTTCTGTTCGGGGGGAGTGGGTAATATTACGATGAACAACAAACTTATCATTTTATGCTGGATTGTAATCTCATTTTCTCTGTTTTTGCCCTTTAATATGATGGCTTCTGCATCGACAATTGTGCAAATATCGGGAGGCGGTTTTCATAGCCTGGTTTTGAAATCAGACGGCACCGTATGGGCATGGGGATTGAATATGTACGGACAGCTTGGCGATGGAACAAATACAGATAGGAAGATGCCGGTACAGGTAAAGGGGCTGGATAATGTTGCTGCAATTGCAGGAGGAGTGTGGCACAGCATCGCCTTGAAAACAGATGGTACAGTCTGGGTATGGGGAGGTAACTGGGCGGGACAACTGGGAAACGGCACGACTAAGAGCAGGAATATACCAATTCAGGTAAATGGCCTTGGTGGTATCATGGCGATTGCCACGAAAGGACAGCACAGTCTTGCCCTGAGGTCTGATGGAACCGTTTGGGCCTGGGGGAGAAACGCATACGGACAATTGGGAGACGGAACCACTACAGATAAAAATACACCAGTACAAGCAAGTGGGCTTAGCGATGTTGTCTCCATTACCGGAGGTGGGTACCACTGCCTTGCCAAGAAGACAGATGGCACCATCTGGGCTTGGGGACTTAACAAAAATAATCAGTTGGGAGACGGTTCTACAACTGACAGGACAATCCCTATCCCGGTGAGAGGACTTATGGACGTCAGTACTATGAATGGTGGGGGAGATCACAGTGTTGTCCTGAAGAACAACGGTAACGTTTGGACTTGGGGATTTAATCAATATGGCCAGTTGGGAGACGGTTCGACTGATAACAGAAGTACCCCATTCCCCATAAATAAGCTCAAAAAGGTCATTGCAATTGCCGGGGGAGGAGACCACACCCTTGCCCTGAAATCAGACGGAACCGTATGGGCATGGGGGAGTAATAGTTCAGGTCAGTTGGGGGACGGAACTACTACAAAGAGAGACGTTCCCGTTCTTGTAAAAAAACTTGACAATGTCATTTCTGTTTCTGGTGGAGGACAACACAGCATTGCCTTAAAAGCCGATGGAACCGTATGGGCATGGGGATTAAACAAAAACGGTCAACTGGGAGACGGTTCTGTCTTAAATAGAAACACCCCGGCTGAGGTAATCGGTGGTTACCAATTTCAGGATTGAGATACCACTCAAATTGGCGGCATTACAAGTTGGTTTCGTTTTGACTTTTTTTTGTAAAATGATATAATTATTTTTTTAAATAATTTGTTATGGCGGTGATAGCAGGGATAGATGAGGCCGGATACGGTCCTACGCTTGGGCCTATGGTAAGTACCGTTGTTGCGCTTGATGTGCCGGATGAAATGGCAGATTGTTCCTTGTGGGAGCTTTTGAAGGAAGCCGTATCAAATGAACGCAGAGCGCGAAAACGGCGACTTGCTGTTCTGGATAGCAAAAAATTATACAACGCGCACAACGGCCTGAAACCGTTGGAGGATGCGGTTCTTTCGTTTTTGTGGTCAAAGGGTTTAAAGATTGCATCGTTCTTTCAACTGCTGGGCAGCTTATCATGTTACAATACAAATGCCATTGCCCGGTATCCATGGTATAAGGATAAGGATTATCCCCTGCCGTTAACTACGAGCATTTCTGTGATAGTAAATTATGCAGATTTATTACAGTATGTTTTTCGGAAGCACAATGTGCGGTTTTCTTATGCAAGAAGTTGTGTTGTAACTGTTCAGGAGTTTAATGAACAGGTAAGGTCGTTCGGAAATAAGTCTGTTGTCTTATTTAATAATTGCGCAGCACTTATCTCCAGTCTGTGGAATTTATGTGATGGCAATATACGTTTGATTGTTGACAAGCAGGGTGGCAGAAATACGTATACCAGCCTGCTAAAGGCCCAATTGCCCATGGCGGATCTAGAGGTGCTAAACGAAAGTGCCAGGGTTTCGACATACGAGGTGGTTGATACCGGCAAGAGGATGAAGATATCCTTTGTGGAAAAGGGTGAAGATATCTGCATGGCTGCAGCCCTTGCATCAATATTTAGCAAATATGTTCGGGAGTTGTTTATGCGGTTGGAAAATCAATATTGGATTCAACTTCTCCCCGGCTTAAAACCAACGGCAGGTTATTATAGTGATGCGCAGCGATTTTTGTCGCAGATAAGGGATGTTCGGGAAAAAAAGGCGATTCAGGACGATATTTTAATACGTATTAAATAGATGTTTTAAGCCACCGGGGACACAGAGAAAAATTAAAGAGTATTTAGGCCCGGAATGAGAGAAATTTATAAGGGTTTTTGCAGTAGTCTCCATGGTTAAAAGTCTTAACGACGAAAGGAGTTTTTGGAAGAGATGGCAGTAAATCTGGCGGTAGTGGGTGCAACAGGCGCAGTGGGTGAAGAATTTCTCCGAATACTGGAAAGCAGGAAATTTCCGGTTAAAGAATTGAGATTATTAGCCTCGAGACGTTCTGCCGGGAAAAAAATGCAGTTTTGCGGGGTTGATTACACCGTGCATGAATTAACGAAGCATTCATTCCAGGGGATAAAGATTGCCCTTTTTAGCGCAGGGGCAAGCATCAGCAGGGAATATGTACCCTATGCCATCGAGAGTGGGTCTGTTTGTGTAGATAATTCCAGTGCCTTCAGGATGGATGACGATGTGCCGCTCGTAGTGCCCGAGGTGAATCCTCAGGATATTGCCAAGCATCATGGTGTGATTGCTAATCCCAACTGCTCTACGATCCAGATGGTGGTTGCCTTGAAACCGATTCATGATGTTGCACGGATAAAGAGGATTGTTGTGTCAACGTACCAGGCGGTGTCTGGCGCGGGACTTAAGGCCATTGATGAGCTTCGAAAGGAGACTGCAAGTGTTCTTGACGGCAAGGAAGGGTTTCGGAGAAATTTGTTTCCTCATCAGATTGCCTTTAATGTATTGCCTCAGATTCCCCAAAGCAGTGCGTTTCTACCCAATGGATATACATCCGAAGAGATGAAGATGATGAATGAAACCAAAAAGATCATGGGGGATAATAACATTCGGGTTACTGCGACGACTGTACGTGTACCTGTTATCCGTAGTCATAGCGAGTCGGTGAACGTGGAAACAGAGAAAAAAATCTCCGCGGCAGAAGTAAAAAAGCTCCTTTCCGTGGCGCCTGGTATCAGGGTTGTGGATGATCCAGCCAATCAGTTATATCCTTTAGCGACTGATGCAGCGGGAAGAGATGATGTTTTTGTGGGACGCATTCGTGAAGACGAATCCATCGAGAAGGGGATTAATCTATGGATTGTGAGCGATAATCTTCGAAAGGGCGCTGCGCTGAATGCTGTTCAGATTGCCGAAATGTTACTATAAAGTTGTAAGTTAAAAGTTCCAGGTTTTTTATTTTTTCGACTTTCAACTTATCGCAGCATGGCATCCCTCAATACTTGTATGGTGTGTGTGCATTTAACCTCTGAACCCCTTGCAGCGAGAAGGTCTTCGATTTGAAGCCGACACCCGGGGCAACCCGTTGCTACAACCTTGGCGCCGCATTTTTCAATAGCCCTTGCCTTGTGCTCACCAATCTTCATTGAGAGATCATAGTGTAACAAATTAAATACCCCACCTCCTCCGCAGCAGCGTTCCGGGTTTTCCATCTCTTGAAAATCAGCAGAATGCCTCAAAATATCTCTGGGTTGTTTTGAGATGTTTTGACCCCAGTAGAGATGACACGGATCATGGTAGGTAATCTTTGTATTCAGTGTCTTTGTTTCGTAGGTAAAATATTTTTCAATAAATTCAGATATGTCGTATAATTTATCCGTGAATTTTAAGGCGCGATTCCCCAGGATATGGGGATAATCTCTTTTCAGAGTCCTGCCACAGGTTGCGCATGCAGTGATAATAAAATCGACGTTGGCCTTTTCAAATACCTCCACGTTTACTTCAGCCAATCTTCGTGCCGTTTTTACATCCCCCAATGATCTTGCAGGTATGCCGCAGCACAGTTGTTCTGTGGGGATAATTACTGCTGCCCCAAAATGATTTAACACCTCGATTACTGCATCAGCAATATCGGTATAGACGTAATTGATAAGACAGCCTACATAAAACCCCACTTTCATTTTCGGAGATTTTATCTTCTTCGCATTTCGATATTTTTTTAGTACAGTCTCTTTCGCCAAAGGAGGAATCCATCTACCACCCATAAACATGAAAGGTAAGTGCCTCATGGTACCGTGACGCTTTAGTGGAACAAGACGTTGAAAGGTACTGGCGGTTTTCAAGAGCAGATTAAAGAGCCACCTCCTGGTCAAGAACAGTTTGAATACAATCCGTGGTATAAACCATATGCCAAGGTGATTTGCCAGATCGTCAAGCATGGTTTGGATGATGAAATCATAATTAACACCCGAGGGGCAGATACTGGAGCACCGGAGGCATTTCTTGCAGGAGAGGAGATAATCCCTTAAGAGTTCCGTGTGAAAAATTTCGCCGTTTCGTAGTGCATCAGCCAGGCTTATGCGACCTCGTGCCACCATGGATTCGTTACCCGTCTCGATAAAAACGGGGCAGACAGAACGGCATTTACCGCACTTGGCACACTTGTTAATTTCTGTTTCGTACTCCTTAGTAAACATGTATTTCCCCCACCACGATAGTTTTCTTGTGAAAAGATTTTTGGTTTGTTACTAAGGATAATTATAGCAAAGAGAAATAAAAAAGGGAGGCTTAAAAAGCCTCCCTTTTTATTTTAAAAGTATTCCGTTTAATGATGTCTCTTTTTTTCATGATCATCATCATCATCATCATCGTCATCACCGTCATCGTCGTCATCGTCGTCATCATCATTCTTTTCTTTGCCCTTTATTTTCACAGTATCGCTTCCCTCGAAGCTTGTGCCGTTTTTTAATTCACCAGTAACGGTGAGTTCCTGCCTTTCTTTTTCATCTTTTTTCTGATTCCTGTAAAAGTTTACTTGGGAATCGAGATCTAAGTCTTGTGTGTTAAATGTTGCGATAAACCGGTTTTTGTCTACCTTCCCATTAATGGCTTCTGCCCCCTCGCATTCAACGGTATCTTCATCTATGTCGCTAACATTATAGGGCAAAGGTAGCTTGATAAACGCCTTAAACTTACCGTTGCTTTTGAGGTTGATGGTTTCTGGTTTTATTTCAATGACTGCTTGTATAATTGCGGGTGTGGTCATGGGGGTTGCCGTGGGAGCAGGTGAAGGCGTGATAACGGGGGTGGGTGTTGCTATAGTAGATTCTGAGATTATGCCTCCTGGTACCAGGATTGCCAGGATTGAGCCTGTGCGTGCAAGAGAGGGCGTTGGTGTTGTCGCAGGTGTCGCTGTTGGAGAACTCGTTGGCGTTGGTGAAGCGGTTATAATTGGAGTAGGCGTTGGAGACGTCACTGTATTGATTATGACGTTGACAATTTCCAGCTTATCGCCTTTGCTAAGGGTATCAAGGGTAAATTCTAATTCTGCTTTTCCGTCCGTAATAGCAAATGGTTCTGCATACGTTTTTGGGCTGTCATTAATCTCTGTTTCAATCACAAGAATACTGTCTTGGTTGATGAGTTGATCGTCAGCAGATCGTAATCCCTCTATAGATAATTCCACCTTGCCGGTGTCGCTTATGCTGATATTCGCTTCTACTTCTGCTGAATAACTGCCTGAGGATTCACTAGTTAGGCTTGTTTCAAACAAATCTTTGCTATATCCTTTTGTAGCAATCAACAATGATAGAATTGTTACAAAAGAAAACCACCGCAGTAATAGAAAATATTTTTCCATCGCTTTCTTCCTCCTAAATATGATGACTCTTTAACTGCACAGGAATAACTTATAGAAATATTACCTCATTAACGATATTATCGGAGTGTTCCTGAAAAAATTTACTCTTTTTTATATTTTATGGTAGTGTATACTTCGTAATATGGGCAAACTTTTTGCCAGTTCGTATTATCTTTGTTGTTTGGCCTTCTGAATTATTCTTTGTTTGTCTACTTCTTGATGTACTATTGTTTTTGTGTATATAACACATAATTTTGTTTTTACAACTGAAGTATCAAAACAATGTAAAGCAAATTTATTATGATTTAAATAAAATAAGTGCTATTATTTGGTTTGTAACTGCGAGGCTCTTTTGTTCACCGTAGAATCTATGATCACTGCTCCTGGCAGGTTCAGGAACTGGTGCTTGCTTTTCATGGAATGTGGTGTATGTCCCAAATTAAGATTCTTCCCATAGCTGTCATTAACAAAATTGCAGCAGGCGAGGTGATTGATCGTCCGGCGGCTGTCGTAAAAGAGGTAATTGAAAATGCAATTGATGCCGGCGCATCAAGGATTGATACCCATCTGGAGGATGGGGGAAGAAAATCGATACGGATATCGGATGACGGTATTGGGATGGATGCCGAAGACCTTGCTCTTGCATTTCAAAGCCATGCCACCAGTAAACTTCGTA contains:
- a CDS encoding RCC1 domain-containing protein; the encoded protein is MNNKLIILCWIVISFSLFLPFNMMASASTIVQISGGGFHSLVLKSDGTVWAWGLNMYGQLGDGTNTDRKMPVQVKGLDNVAAIAGGVWHSIALKTDGTVWVWGGNWAGQLGNGTTKSRNIPIQVNGLGGIMAIATKGQHSLALRSDGTVWAWGRNAYGQLGDGTTTDKNTPVQASGLSDVVSITGGGYHCLAKKTDGTIWAWGLNKNNQLGDGSTTDRTIPIPVRGLMDVSTMNGGGDHSVVLKNNGNVWTWGFNQYGQLGDGSTDNRSTPFPINKLKKVIAIAGGGDHTLALKSDGTVWAWGSNSSGQLGDGTTTKRDVPVLVKKLDNVISVSGGGQHSIALKADGTVWAWGLNKNGQLGDGSVLNRNTPAEVIGGYQFQD
- a CDS encoding aspartate-semialdehyde dehydrogenase, producing the protein MAVNLAVVGATGAVGEEFLRILESRKFPVKELRLLASRRSAGKKMQFCGVDYTVHELTKHSFQGIKIALFSAGASISREYVPYAIESGSVCVDNSSAFRMDDDVPLVVPEVNPQDIAKHHGVIANPNCSTIQMVVALKPIHDVARIKRIVVSTYQAVSGAGLKAIDELRKETASVLDGKEGFRRNLFPHQIAFNVLPQIPQSSAFLPNGYTSEEMKMMNETKKIMGDNNIRVTATTVRVPVIRSHSESVNVETEKKISAAEVKKLLSVAPGIRVVDDPANQLYPLATDAAGRDDVFVGRIREDESIEKGINLWIVSDNLRKGAALNAVQIAEMLL
- the hisD gene encoding histidinol dehydrogenase — encoded protein: MMRILRTWECKIDKEIEKCKQQLNILSGVSTNRTTVLKIINDVKKHKDKALAKYSKLYDKAFLSPKDFRVKDNEIEEAYRKISLPFVKSIQRAITNIWTYQEHIRISKVSPLKTGGIVLDTLYSPLESVGVYVPGGAASYPSTVLMNAIPARAAGVNKIIMTTPPSKDGAIPPERLVAAKEAGIREIYKVGGAQAVAALAFGTETIPKVDKIVGPGNVFVTLAKKEIFGYAGIDMLAGPSEVLIIADDHANPSFVASDLLSQAEHAPGISMLVTFSELLVEQVTSELNRQITKLKRYADTKRCLKKFGVIILAKNIDECVEISNKLAPEHLQIMTQNPRALLCNIKHAGAIFLGSYTPVALGDYIAGPSHVLPTSGTARFSSGLSVNDFLKRSSVITYSRSALKTAYNDLAEISGAEGLDAHTRSVQIRLNSRSGF
- a CDS encoding (Fe-S)-binding protein, with translation MFTKEYETEINKCAKCGKCRSVCPVFIETGNESMVARGRISLADALRNGEIFHTELLRDYLLSCKKCLRCSSICPSGVNYDFIIQTMLDDLANHLGIWFIPRIVFKLFLTRRWLFNLLLKTASTFQRLVPLKRHGTMRHLPFMFMGGRWIPPLAKETVLKKYRNAKKIKSPKMKVGFYVGCLINYVYTDIADAVIEVLNHFGAAVIIPTEQLCCGIPARSLGDVKTARRLAEVNVEVFEKANVDFIITACATCGRTLKRDYPHILGNRALKFTDKLYDISEFIEKYFTYETKTLNTKITYHDPCHLYWGQNISKQPRDILRHSADFQEMENPERCCGGGGVFNLLHYDLSMKIGEHKARAIEKCGAKVVATGCPGCRLQIEDLLAARGSEVKCTHTIQVLRDAMLR
- a CDS encoding GlcG/HbpS family heme-binding protein; the protein is MRCFKMIFNSFVVTISLVVLFSLGAFADNLPSHAVLQGVLRAVVKENNGGFGFHMWATLTDRDGVVKVVVFSGKDRGDQWPGSRVISAQKANTANAFSLPEFALSTANLFSAVQPGGSLFGLQESNPVSPEAAYQGPSEKFGTEKDPMVGHRIGGVNVFGGGLALYNSEGKIVGALGVSGDTSCADHNIAWKVRHGLNLDYVPAGVSPSTDDNIVYDITNGISAGGWGHPQCSLEAAKIAQEFPKTHPVRKKK